CACTAAAACTTTGCTCTAGAACTATACTAGAATCTATAAAACCTGAAAAACCACTGCCACCGACTTTAGAAAAATTTACGCCAACTGCAAACTCGAAACCATTGCTCTTGTGTGGGCACCGtgacttgaaaatgtttggaCCAACTATGtttcatgcatttttattGGACAAGAAATGAACAAAGTTGACTAGCCCACACTGATTATTGAAAGAATCATATTATTACAAATTAAAAATGGAGGTGAGGTTTGTCTGGGCCCAAAACTTTCATGCCACATTACATTGCACTATCACAGAGTTTGACTCATTTTGGCAAGTGGAAGGGATGCAAATATGGCCTTTTAAACAAAGCATATACTAAACATCTGAAAGAAACTttgatattcaaggattagtcGAATGCAGTACAATAATTATTTTTAACCCTTTTTCGACAAAGTGCAAAGATAGTACTATATATTACATGAAATTGGATACGCAAAGCCGGCAATTAACGAAGACAATCGTTCCAAAATTTTACCCAAACCAATGAACATTACAGGAAGTAAACAAATTTCTAAAGGCTATAGAATCAAAAGTCCGGaacttttccttctttttcgtAATGCAGATGATATCTAAATTTAAAATAATTGACGTAAATTTTGATGagcaacaacaaacaacagaGTCCAAAACTCTTGTTTAAATCGTGACGAGAATTTCAAGTTGGTCCAGAAGCAAAGGCTACGTGTGCACAAACTTCtgagaggaaaaaatcaaGTGGATTTGCTGACATcgaggcaaagaaaaaaaacccaattCATGAAGATAGTCATCCATGTAGCAACAACCTCCTTTTATTTGAGTATAAAAGACCCGAAGACATCATCCAAAGGCAGTGCAATCGCATTCGATCATCGAATCACATTGACCTCACAAAATGAAGTTGGTTGCTGTTTTGTGCCTTGTTGGTAAGTCCCCATGATCTGTCCTAACATACAGTAATGATTAGTCCTAACTGGAAGCTGGTTTTCTACGTACCGTAGGTCTGGCTGCCGCCTCCCCTCGTGGAGGTCTTGGCTCCGAGGGATCCATCTTTGATTGGGAATCCGGCAAGACCTACGTCTTCAAGTACAATTCTCGTCAATTGACCGGTTTCCCTGGTTTGGCCGCCGAGTACTCCGGTTTGGGCTTGGAGTCCCAAATCCATTTGTCCGTCCAGAGCTCCACCgagttctctctctctgtcaaGGAGGCTCGTTACGTCCGCGTCAACGACAAGCTCCAAAGCAGAGGAAGCGAGATGGAAACCAACTGGAGGAACTTGGAACTGCCCGAGTTCACCTCGGTGCCTTCTGAGTACGCCAAATACTTGGAGATCCCCACCATCTTCCAATTCGAGAAGAGGACCGGCGAGTTCTTGTCTTTGGTTGTCTCTGGTGATGAGCCTGAATGGTGTATCAACTTCAAGAAGGCCTTGGTGTCTCTCATCCAGACCAAGATCCAAGATTCTCAATCGGCTGTTGAAAGCAACAAGGTAAGAAAGAGCATTTGAAGCTTCTGTGCCCAATTCCATACTAACCCTCCCGAGCTTGCATTGCAGATTGAATCTGGCAAGAACACCGAGACTTTCTGGAAGATTAAGGAACAATCCATTGATGGTGTGTGCGAGGTCATGTACCAACTCAACGAGGTTCCTTCTTACATGATCAAGGACTTGCCCCGTCTTAGCGAAACTGAACAACACCCATGAAGCCTTGAAGCAGGTCTGCAAGGGTCAAAACCAAACACTTTGAGTTGGTCAAGACAGGATGTCAGCTCGTGCGAGAAGAGGTCTTCTTTCACCGCCTACAAGCCTGGATACTTCCGNNNNNNNNNNNNNNNNNNNNNNNNNNNNNNNNNNNNNNNNNNNNNNNNNNNGGTCCCCAAGGTTGTGTCTACTCCAAGCCCGAGATCTTTGCTGCTTCTTACCGTGTGGAACATGGCTCTGAGAACTGCAAGCCCCTCCCCAAGAAAGTCGAGCAAGAGTTGATCCGCGAGAATGAAGAATGCGCCACCTACAAAGTAATTCCCACCAGGGTAAGTTAACCTCTTCAGGGGTCCAAAATATGACATCCATATTGAGTGATGCTGATTTTGACTTTCAAAGTAAAAACTGATTGCTTGATTTCATATCCTCGTTCTGATAATGGCATCACCTTAACCATGTTTctggaaaaatgaaaccagTATACCTCAACAGATTCTCATTTGCTATTCAAGGTTACTGGATCCTTCAAGGCTCAGGCTGGCGAGTGCACTGTCCACCGTCATGAGATCATTGAGAAGTCCAATGAGTTGTGCTTTTCCAAGGTCCCCTTGACTGAATGTGGTGCCCAATGCCGCCCTGCCCCTGAGGAAGGTCTCCTGAGGAAAGATGTCGACTTCACTTGCATGGAAAAGAACCGCATGTCTTACCATTATGTGGAGAAGATCCGCAACCAACAGGTGCTTCGAGAGCTCAAGACTCTCCCCACTTCTTTCTCCTTGTCCAAGGAAATGCCCCGTATTTGTGTGCCTGTCCGTGGATTGTAAATTACATAACCTCATTAtgcaaactcaaaaagaaaaaaaacgccCTTGGAACAACTGCCATGGAAATGTTATTGACATGACTCACATCTACTTGTAACGTTTTCTGTCAGTTTTCTAGAAATATACTTAAACCTGTAAAATTAATCTGTACCAAAGATAGTTATTCCTTGAAATGCCGTATTCTTCTAGTTCACTCTCCTCGTTCCTCAAAGTAGTCATAACTCAAAACCAAGTATATGAACCTCTCCAAAAGAACTGACAAAGAAGTCTcaacattttcatcacttCACGACTTGATATGGTGTACTTGGTTCGTCAAGAAAACGCATACTTCCAAAGTTACCTAGTAGGGAAGAAGTAAGGAGTTGACAATGGAAGATATTGGATCACCTTCACAAGGAGTCCTATGCCAAATCAGTGCGGAAAATTCCCAGCCATTGCCCTTGATTTATCCTTTAACTAGAATGGAGAAAGCAGCATCACTCGTGTTGCTGTAGACTTTACATTTAACGACTTCAATCTAGCTCTGaatgaaataacaagaatGATGGGAATTGGGAGCCTACCGAGCGTTATCAATATCGTGACAGAGAGATACAGTAAATTGTGCTACAAAATCATCACTCAACCTGATTGTTActtctttctttatttccAACTCAATCACTAGAAGAATGATTAATGATGAAGCAAGTTTAATAGCCATGAGCAGTAATGATGTTCCTTCACAAGTATGCTTCACCTTTCCCGCCAGATCCGGATTCAATCGGGTTGAAATCTGTCTGGATGTCGAATCGTAGGAATGGAGCGTGTGACTAGCGAGGGTGATTCTTCTTTAGAAACGATTATTGGAAACGACGATCTTTCCTGTCTTCGAAGAACTCCATAAGGTCCCTGGCACGCCAACAGTTTTTGGTTCGATGTGTTCGAACCCAAACAAATGGACATGATGAAAAGAGGGAAGAGAGCTAATGAGAATCTTGcgaagatttttgaaaatctgagAGTGACATGGCCTCTTTGGGGACCAAAACAATAATACTCGGAGGCGAGTCTTTTTAAACGCTCATACCTCCATGTTAAGCaaggtgggcaattttgagaaccagcttgacttttggacaccaagtggacgaAAAAgtccaacaaaaatgaacaaatgtgggcagaaaatgtccaaaagtaagcacaattgtccaaaaggggTTGACAAGCACAAAcattttaaaccctaaatgAAGTTATTTCTCCTCTTAATCTAGATGTTAACCAGCAAATGGAATCAGTGATTAATGAAACGTAACCTTTCttaaaatacataaatatgaagtagcCACTATCCTTTGCAGAAAACAGACACGACATTTCAGTAACGTTTTTTgatttccaagatataaactaaaatgtgtttttgaggTATCAATTGATTATCCTcatacaatacagctttgtaaagtcaaaacaaacatcattaatatattttgaatgttgaaaagtcaaagccacacaaCAATCAGGTTATTTAGTGGCTGGGTAATTTCAACTAGAATTAAGTCTTATATAAAAAAAGCTAAGcagctgaatatcaaatgcCCAATAACACTCCTTTTAGATTTTTAAGGAGTTTATAAACTACATTTTTATCATGCATCTAAAAGCTAAGAAATACGTTTCTCTAGAAATTCCGTGATAAGTGATTCCTCCcattttctgacatcaaatgcatctttaaaagtttttaCAAATATGCCTAAGAATACTGAAAGTTTATGCTTAGGGAAGATTAAAGTTTATGCTTAGGGAAGAAAAAACATAAACGGAGGAAAGATATGTCATTATTGAAATCTAGCAAATGGGCAAGATGTTTAAGTTTtaggaaatttcaaatgactgatcattttaaacaaaaatattgttgcaaaaaagttaacaatgttgaataaataaaGCTGTATAATAACAAGAATATGTTATTGAATTGTTccagttttgaatgcattgCACCTGCTGTATTCTGGTGGTTTTGCTCCCTGCTTGCTGTCTAAGGtaagataaaaaagagttaagagTAGGTATTCAAGTATCTTTTTGGGgtatgtcaaaaaatatcaaatgtcCAATAACACTCTTTTTAGATTTGTAAGGAGTTTATAAACGATATTTTTATCATGTTATATGGTATGTTAAatgtatatggcaaaggttttgagggcttattttgcctttttttcctttagatttgaaatttcgtatttttggacacatttggacatgggtggacaaaagtgtccaaaaatgaaatacctATCCTGAttttaaggcttggacgttacccagagtatgcttgtttttttttgtttgtttgttctgAGTCAGACGACAGCTGTCTCGCTAAGGGATAGTCCCACTCCGCTGTGGGGGGATCCCCCTGCCGAAGGCCAATAGAAGTGAAGTAGCAAGGGGTTAGATACTCACCAGAttgaatggagcatctgagtcctgcagagatgttggacagcaggacacatGTTGAACGTGGAACAAtgggagtttgaggaataactgCGTTTGGTCCACCTTattgaatgctttggagaaatccataaagcatccatacactctcctctcaTTGCTGATCTTCAAGTGCACAATTTTATAAAGGAAAGTAGGTGCCGTGGTGGTAGAGcagcttctccggaaaccgaattggaactcggGAAGGAGATTTGGAACTCGGGAAGGAGATACACATCCTCTACCAATCTGGAGAAGTGGGCAGCTAAGAGGGTGTTCCGCACACAATCGAGTACGTCATGCTGATATTGTAtagataaatgatgtacaggatgaatgattacTCATcgaactgttttttttaaatgccttGAGACGATCTATTATATCACCTTGTGAAAAAAGCGAAGTCTTTGGATTGCTCATTGGGTCCGTTTGGGGCCCAGATGTCAACCAGATGCAATCCCCAATGCTCGCGGAGACGTCGTACTCCATCATAAGTAGCTTCTCCAGCCCATCATTGATGACAAGGTCTTGTAAAGGTGTGAAATTTGGAGACTCTCCCAAGGAACTGAGCCTCAGAAATAGATCCGACGTAATCTCGCAAATCCTTGGTTACGCTAAACAATATTACCGTGGATGTTATGAGAAAGCAAGAtaatctgaaaaagaaatcttatCCCCAAGAATTGTTGTCACCAAAATGCCGTCCCTTGACCACCAAAGACAACCCAACCCTTCATAGCTATATAGACAACTGTGAAATTGATGACCCTTTCGACATTCACGCCAGTGGTGGGCAGATGTCTCCACAATCCCATGCTTTACAGGATAAGCCTACACTTTCGACC
This Tigriopus californicus strain San Diego chromosome 12, Tcal_SD_v2.1, whole genome shotgun sequence DNA region includes the following protein-coding sequences:
- the LOC131891491 gene encoding vitellogenin-like, which encodes MKLVAVLCLVGLAAASPRGGLGSEGSIFDWESGKTYVFKYNSRQLTGFPGLAAEYSGLGLESQIHLSVQSSTEFSLSVKEARYVRVNDKLQSRGSEMETNWRNLELPEFTSVPSEYAKYLEIPTIFQFEKRTGEFLSLVVSGDEPEWCINFKKALVSLIQTKIQDSQSAVESNKIESGKNTETFWKIKEQSIDGVCEVMYQLNEVPSYMIKDLPRLSETEQHP